The region TACAAGAATAATGACTTCTGCAAGCAGAAGCCCCACCGCGTACGAGATGGGTCGAAATGAAGATATTCGGGTTCCAATTGATCTACGGCGATTTCCTTGCGCGCAGTGTACGCGGGATTTCCTGCGCGCCGCCCGCAAGCCTCGGCATTCTTAGCAAGTAACCGTCTGTTAACTCTAAAAATGACCATGATGAGGCGCCAAAATGGCCGATCTATACGAAAACCCTATGGGCCTGATGGGCTTTGAATTCATCGAATTCGCGTCCCCTGTACCCAATACCCTTGAACCTATTTTTGAAATAATGGGTTTCACCAAGGTTGCCACCCATCGCTCCAAAGACGTGCATCTTTACCGTCAGGGCGAGATCAATCTGATCCTCAATAACGAGCCGAACAGCGTCGCTTCTTATTTTGCAGCGGAACACGGCCCGTCTGTGTGCGGCATGGCCTTTCGCGTGCGCAACGCACAACAGGCCTATTCCCGTGCACTGGAGCTGGGCGCACAACCGATTGAAATTCCGACCGGTCCGATGGAACTCAATCTGCCAGCCATCAAGGGCATTGGCGGCGCGCCGCTGTACTTGATTGACCGTTACGGCGAAGGCAGCTCGATCTACGACATCGACTTTGTGTTTATCGAGGGTGTCGATCGCCACCCGGTGGGCGCAGGCTTGAAGATCATCGACCACCTGACGCATAACGTGTATCGCGGACGTATGGCCTATTGGGCCAACTTCTACGAAAAACTGTTCAACTTCCGCGAGATTCGTTATTTCGATATCAAGGGCGAGTACACGGGTCTGACATCCAAGGCGATGACCGCCCCGGATGGCATGATCCGAATTCCCTTGAACGAAGAGTCGTCGAAGGGTGCAGGGCAGATCGAAGAGTTCCTGATGCAGTTCAACGGCGAAGGCATCCAGCACGTTGCGTTCCTCAGTGATGACTTGCTCAAGACCTGGGACGCGCTGAAGAAAATCGGCATGCGTTTCATGACCGCGCCACCAGACACCTACTATGAAATGCTTGAAGGCCGCCTGCCCAATCACGGTGAGCCGGTGGGCGAGCTTCAGTCTCGTGGCATTCTGCTGGACGGTTCTTCCGAGTCCGGTGACAAGCGCTTGCTGTTGCAGATCTTCTCGGAAACCCTTATGGGGCCGGTATTCTTCGAGTTTATCCAGCGCAAGGGCGATGACGGCTTTGGCGAAGGCAACTTCAAGGCGCTGTTCGAATCCATTGAGCGTGACCAGGTTCGTCGTGGTGTGCTGAGCACCGATTAAGCCTGGCAGTACAAAAAAAACGGCAACCCTCGGGTTGCCGTTTTTTTTGGCCTAAAACAAGCCTGCGGCGATATTGATCGAGAACCCCAGCACCGCGGTATTGAATAAAAACCCCAATAACGAATGCGCCAGCACCACTTTGCGCAGCTCGCGGGTGGCGATACAGACATCCGAGGTTTGCACCGCAACGCTCAAGGTGAATGAGAAGTACATGAAATCCCAATAGTTCGGATCAAGTTCCCCCTCCGGAAAGCGCAAGGCCGGCTCCGTACCCGGGTTGTTATAGAACAGCCGCGCATAGTGCAGGCCGAAAATAACCCCGATCATCAGCCACGATCCCACGACGGTCAGGCCGGTAAAGCTGTAATGCACCAAGCGGTCGCCAGCATTGAGCTTCCCTGCGGACAGCTCGAGCATGATGGCTGCGAGGCTGGCAATCGCCGCAATGCTGACGGTAAACAGCACCAGGCCGGCATTTTCATCCTCTATTTCAGCGGTGCGCTTGACGTCGCAGGCCTTGGATCGCATCACCAGCCACAGGGTGAGTATCAGGTACAGCCAGACACCTGCGTTCCATCCCAGCAAAAACTTGGTGGTGAGCGTCGCAGCGGGCGCAAAGACCCCGATTGCCACCCCCAGCAGGGTGGCGACCGTCAGGCGCGGATGAGTACGAGCAAGGTGCGGCATAAACAGTTCCTGTAAAGAAAAGGTCTACAGAACCTTAGCATCTACAACAACGGCTCATGGCTTTGGCGATGGTCTGTTCACCAGTCTCATCACCACGACAAAGAACACAGGCACAAACACGACGGCCAGGGTGGCGACGATCATGCCTCCGATCACGCCGGTACCGATGGCTTGCTGGCTGGCCGAGCTGGCGCCAGTGGCCATGGCCAGCGGCAATACGCCGAGAATGAAGGCCAGGGATGTCATCACAATGGGCCGTAGACGCAAGCGCGCCGCCTGTACCGTGGCGTCCACCAGATCATGACCTTCGTCGTAAAGGGTCTTGGCGAATTCGATGATCAGAATGGCGTTCTTCGCCGACAACCCGATAATGGTAATCAGTCCTACCTTGAAGAACACATCGTTGGGCATACCGCGGAACGTCACGGCCAGCACAGCACCCAGCACCCCCAGCGGAACGACAAGCAATACCGCCGTAGGGATTGACCAGCTCTCATAGAGTGCTGCGAGGCACAGGAACACAATCAGCAGCGACAGGCCCAGCAGAATCGGCGCCTGCGCCCCCGAGAGTTTTTCCTGCAGCGAGAGACCGGTCCATTCAAGGCCCAGGCCGGCCGGCAATTGATCGACCAGGCGCTGCACTTCAATCATGGCCTCGCCGGTGCTATGGCCGGGCGCCGACTCACCGGAGATGCTGATCGCAGGATAGCCGTTATAGCGTGAAAGCTGTGACGGACCTTGAATCCAGCGGGCTTCGACAAAGGCCGACAGCGGTACCATTTTTCCAAGGTTGTTGCGCACATTGATCTTCAGCAAGTCTTCGACCTGACTGCGCTGATCCCCCTCGGCCTGGACCACGACCCGCTGCATGCGCCCCAGGTTCGGGAAGTCATTCACATAGGCCGAACCCACGGCGGTGGACAGTACATTTCCGATGTCGGCAAACGAAACGCCCAATGCATTGGCGCGCTTGCGATCCACTTCGAGCTGTACTTGCGGGCTTTCGGCCAGTGCACTTTCACGCACATTGGCCAGGACCGGGCTTTTCTCGGCCAGGGCCAGCAATTCGGTGCGGGCCTGCATCAGCGCGTCATAGCCAACGCTGCCACGGTCCTGCAAGCGGAACTCAAATCCGCTGGAGGTACCCAGGCCGCTGACCGGGGGCGGCAGGATGGCAAAGGCAATCGCGTCCTTGAGCTCGCCAAAGGCCGTATTGGCCCGTTCAGCAATGGCTGAGGCCGAGTCTTTTGCGCCACGATCCGACCAGTCCTTAAGGGTGGTAAAGGCCAGCGCGGCGTTTTGCCCGTTCCCCGAAAAGCTGAAGCCGAGAATCATCGTGGTGTTGCCGACACCGGGTTCAGCGGCATTGTGTGCCTCGATCTGCTCGGCCACCTTGATGGTGCGTGCCTGGCTGGCTCCGGGCGGCAACTGAATGTCGGTGATGGTGTAACCCTGGTCTTCCACCGGCAAGAAGGAGGAGGGCAGACGGGCAAAGCACAGCACCAGTATCAGCAGCAACACTCCGTACACCAGCAGGTAACGCCCGCTGCGCTTGATCAGGTGCACCACCCAGTGCTCATAGCCTTGCGAGAGTTGCTCGAAGCGCTGGTTGAACCAGCCAAAAAAGCCGCCCTTGGCATGATGTTCGCCTTTGGCGATGGGCTTGAGCAGGGTGGCGCACAGCGCCGGGGTCAGCGACAGCGCGAGGAATGCCGAGAACAGAATCGAAGTGGCCATCGACAGCGAGAACTGCTGATAAATCACCCCGACCGAGCCGGGCATAAAGGCCATCGGAATAAATACGGCCACCAGCACCAAGGTAATGCCGATGATTGCGCCACTGATCTGGGTCATCGCTTTGCGCGTGGCTTCACGGGGAGAAAGCCCCTCGGCAACCATGATCCGCTCGACGTTCTCCACCACCACAATGGCATCGTCCACCAGAATCCCGATGGCCAGCACCATGCCGAACATGGTCAGCACGTTGATTGAGAACCCCAGCACCAACATGACCGCAAAGGTTCCCATCAGGGCAACCGGCACCACCAGGGTCGGGATCAGGGTGTAGCGCACGTTCTGCAAGAACAGGAACATGACGGCAAATACCAGCACCATGGCTTCGACCAGGGTGTAGATCACCTTGGTGATGGAGACTTTGACGAAAGGTGTTGTGTCGTAAGGGATGCTGTATTCAACCCCCGACGGGAAGTAGCGGCTCAGCTCATCCATTTTGGCGCGGATCAGGTTGCCCGTGCTCAAGGCATTCGCCTCGGGGGCCAGCTTGACACTGAAAGCACTGGCCGCCTTGCCATTCAGGCGTGTGCCGTACTGGTATTCCTGACTGCCGATTTCGACCCGTGCCACGTCGCCAATGCGCACTGTGGAACCATCCGGGTTGGCACGCAGGACAATTTCGGCAAACTCTTGCGGCGTCGAAAGCTGGCCTTTGACCAGGACGGTAGCGGTAATTTCCTGGGTCGGGCGCCCCGGCAAGTCGCCGATGCTGCCTGCGGAGACCTGGGCGTTTTGACTGGCAATGGCCTGGCTGACGTCGGCGGGTGTCAGGTTGAAACCAATCAGCTTCTGTGGATTGATCCAGATCCGCATCGCACGTTCGGCGCCATACAATTGCGCCTTGCCGACACCTTCGATGCGTTTGATCTCATTCATGACATTGCGCGCAAGGTAATCGCTGAGTGCAGTTTCATCGAGCGGGCTGTCATTGGCCGTCAGGGTCACCAGCATCAAGAAGCCCGACGACACTTTCTCGACCTGCAAACCTTGCTGCATGACCGCTTGGGGCAGGCGCGATTCCACGGTTTTAAGGCGGTTCTGCACATCGACCTGGGCCATTTCGGGATCGATGCCCGGTTTGAAGGTGGCGGTGATGGTGGCGCTGCCAAGGCTGCTCTGGGATTCAAAGTACAGCAGGCCATCGGTGCCGTTGAGCTCTTGCTCGATCAGGCTGACAACGCTTTCATCCAGGGTCTGTGCGGATGCGCCGGGGTAGACGGCGTAGATTTCAACTTGTGGCGGTGCAACCACCGGATATTTGGCCACTGGCAACTGCGGGATAGCCAATGCTCCCGCCAGCAGAATGAATAGTGCAACGACCCAGGCGAAGATCGGGCGGTCGATAAAGAACTGCGGCATGCTCACTGATCCGTGGAATGTGCGAGGGGAAGGGTCGGGTCATCGATCTGCACGTATTCACCGGGGCGAGCGTGCTGCAGGCCCTCGACAACGATGCGGTCGCCGGCCTTCAGCCCTGCATTGACGATCCAGCGGTCATTCAACACGTTGCCCAGTTGCACCGGCTGTTGCTTGACCCGGTTCTCGGCATCGAGCAACAGCACCTGGGCGATGCCCGCGCTGTCGCGCAAGATCGCCCGTTGCGGCACGGTGATCCCCTGTTTATTGAGGGCCTGTTCCACACGTACACGCACAAAGCTGCCAGGCAGCAAGTCATAGTCGGGATTGGGGAATTCACTGCGCACGATGATCTGGCCGGTGCTCGGGTCCACACTGATATCCGTGAACAGAAGCTTGCCGGGCAGCGGATAGAGGTTGCCGTTGTCACGGATCAACGTGGCCTTGGCCTGATTTTTACCCACTTGCTGCAACTCGCCGGCACGGAATGATTCGCGCAGGTTATCCAGGTCACGGGTGGACTGCGTCAGGTCGACATGAATGGGGTCCAGTTGCTGGATCCGCGCCAATGCGGTCACTTCACCCTGGCCGACCAGCGCACCTTCTGTGACCAGCGCCCGGCCGATACGCCCGGAGATGGGGGCGGTAACGGTGGCATAGCCTAGGTTCAGGCGTGCCCGTTGAACCTCAGCCTCGTTGGCGGCGACATCGGCGCTGGTTTGCTGAGCGACAGCGCGTGCGTTGTCGTACTCCTGACGGCTGATCGCGTTGATTTGAATCAGCTCGCCATAGCGCTGGTCTTGCAGCCTGGCCTGCTTTGCCAGCGCCTGCGCCTTGCGCAGTGCAGCCAGCGAACTGTCCAGCTCAGCCTTGAGGGGGGCGGGATCGATCAAAAACAGCACATCGCCTTGTTTGACTTCGCTGCCTTCGGCAAACACGCGCTTGAGGACGACACCCGCGACCCGTGCACTGACTTGCGCGACCCGAGGTGCGACGACCCGCCCGCTCAACTCATTGCTGATGGACACGGGGGCGGAGGCAACCACTTCGGTTCGGACCTTGACCAAGGGAGGCTTGGTTTCAGCCACGGGGCTTTTGTCGCAGGCACTGATGGTCAGTGCCAACGCTGTAAGACATAGCGGGGCGAAGAGCTTTTTCAACGATCATGCCTTCTGAATATGCAGGTTGTTTCTTAAAAGTTCTTGGCATGCTAAGCGCAGCACGCAAGAGGCGTTGTGAAGCTATGTAGGAGGTATGTTAAAAAGTGTGAAGGATGCGCTCCTATTCGCATCAGGTTGTATATCCTTCGGGTTTTCCCCCGGTTGTAACCATTTATTATGCCCACTATTTTGCTGGTCGAAGATGACGTCGCACTTTCGGAACTGATTGCCAGCTACCTGGAGCGCAATGGCTATCAAGTGAGCGTGATAGCCCGGGGTGATCAGGTACGGGACAGGGCACGAAACACCCCGCCGGACCTGGTGATTCTTGACCTGATGTTGCCAGGACTGGATGGTTTGCAAGTCTGCAGGCTTTTGCGGGCCGACTCTGCAAGCCTGCCGATCCTGATGTTGACTGCACGCGACGATAGTCATGATCAGGTGCTGGGGCTAGAGATGGGGGCCGATGATTATGTGACAAAACCTTGCGATCCACGGGTGCTGTTAGCCCGCGTTCGCACCTTGTTGCGCCGCAGCAGCCTCAGTGAACCGCAAGTGGCCAGCGACAGGATCCTGATCGGCAACCTGTGCATCGACCTGTCGGAACGTACCGTGACCTGGCGCGGACAAGCCATCGAATTGTCCAGCGGTGAGTACAACCTGCTGGTGGTACTGGCCCGGCATGCCGGTGAAGTGTTGAGCCGCGATCAGATCCTGCAGCGATTGCGCGGTATTGAGTTCAATGGTACCGACCGCTCGGTAGAC is a window of Pseudomonas taetrolens DNA encoding:
- the hppD gene encoding 4-hydroxyphenylpyruvate dioxygenase, yielding MADLYENPMGLMGFEFIEFASPVPNTLEPIFEIMGFTKVATHRSKDVHLYRQGEINLILNNEPNSVASYFAAEHGPSVCGMAFRVRNAQQAYSRALELGAQPIEIPTGPMELNLPAIKGIGGAPLYLIDRYGEGSSIYDIDFVFIEGVDRHPVGAGLKIIDHLTHNVYRGRMAYWANFYEKLFNFREIRYFDIKGEYTGLTSKAMTAPDGMIRIPLNEESSKGAGQIEEFLMQFNGEGIQHVAFLSDDLLKTWDALKKIGMRFMTAPPDTYYEMLEGRLPNHGEPVGELQSRGILLDGSSESGDKRLLLQIFSETLMGPVFFEFIQRKGDDGFGEGNFKALFESIERDQVRRGVLSTD
- a CDS encoding DUF1345 domain-containing protein, whose translation is MPHLARTHPRLTVATLLGVAIGVFAPAATLTTKFLLGWNAGVWLYLILTLWLVMRSKACDVKRTAEIEDENAGLVLFTVSIAAIASLAAIMLELSAGKLNAGDRLVHYSFTGLTVVGSWLMIGVIFGLHYARLFYNNPGTEPALRFPEGELDPNYWDFMYFSFTLSVAVQTSDVCIATRELRKVVLAHSLLGFLFNTAVLGFSINIAAGLF
- a CDS encoding efflux RND transporter permease subunit, producing MPQFFIDRPIFAWVVALFILLAGALAIPQLPVAKYPVVAPPQVEIYAVYPGASAQTLDESVVSLIEQELNGTDGLLYFESQSSLGSATITATFKPGIDPEMAQVDVQNRLKTVESRLPQAVMQQGLQVEKVSSGFLMLVTLTANDSPLDETALSDYLARNVMNEIKRIEGVGKAQLYGAERAMRIWINPQKLIGFNLTPADVSQAIASQNAQVSAGSIGDLPGRPTQEITATVLVKGQLSTPQEFAEIVLRANPDGSTVRIGDVARVEIGSQEYQYGTRLNGKAASAFSVKLAPEANALSTGNLIRAKMDELSRYFPSGVEYSIPYDTTPFVKVSITKVIYTLVEAMVLVFAVMFLFLQNVRYTLIPTLVVPVALMGTFAVMLVLGFSINVLTMFGMVLAIGILVDDAIVVVENVERIMVAEGLSPREATRKAMTQISGAIIGITLVLVAVFIPMAFMPGSVGVIYQQFSLSMATSILFSAFLALSLTPALCATLLKPIAKGEHHAKGGFFGWFNQRFEQLSQGYEHWVVHLIKRSGRYLLVYGVLLLILVLCFARLPSSFLPVEDQGYTITDIQLPPGASQARTIKVAEQIEAHNAAEPGVGNTTMILGFSFSGNGQNAALAFTTLKDWSDRGAKDSASAIAERANTAFGELKDAIAFAILPPPVSGLGTSSGFEFRLQDRGSVGYDALMQARTELLALAEKSPVLANVRESALAESPQVQLEVDRKRANALGVSFADIGNVLSTAVGSAYVNDFPNLGRMQRVVVQAEGDQRSQVEDLLKINVRNNLGKMVPLSAFVEARWIQGPSQLSRYNGYPAISISGESAPGHSTGEAMIEVQRLVDQLPAGLGLEWTGLSLQEKLSGAQAPILLGLSLLIVFLCLAALYESWSIPTAVLLVVPLGVLGAVLAVTFRGMPNDVFFKVGLITIIGLSAKNAILIIEFAKTLYDEGHDLVDATVQAARLRLRPIVMTSLAFILGVLPLAMATGASSASQQAIGTGVIGGMIVATLAVVFVPVFFVVVMRLVNRPSPKP
- a CDS encoding efflux RND transporter periplasmic adaptor subunit, which gives rise to MKKLFAPLCLTALALTISACDKSPVAETKPPLVKVRTEVVASAPVSISNELSGRVVAPRVAQVSARVAGVVLKRVFAEGSEVKQGDVLFLIDPAPLKAELDSSLAALRKAQALAKQARLQDQRYGELIQINAISRQEYDNARAVAQQTSADVAANEAEVQRARLNLGYATVTAPISGRIGRALVTEGALVGQGEVTALARIQQLDPIHVDLTQSTRDLDNLRESFRAGELQQVGKNQAKATLIRDNGNLYPLPGKLLFTDISVDPSTGQIIVRSEFPNPDYDLLPGSFVRVRVEQALNKQGITVPQRAILRDSAGIAQVLLLDAENRVKQQPVQLGNVLNDRWIVNAGLKAGDRIVVEGLQHARPGEYVQIDDPTLPLAHSTDQ
- a CDS encoding response regulator transcription factor — translated: MPTILLVEDDVALSELIASYLERNGYQVSVIARGDQVRDRARNTPPDLVILDLMLPGLDGLQVCRLLRADSASLPILMLTARDDSHDQVLGLEMGADDYVTKPCDPRVLLARVRTLLRRSSLSEPQVASDRILIGNLCIDLSERTVTWRGQAIELSSGEYNLLVVLARHAGEVLSRDQILQRLRGIEFNGTDRSVDVAISKLRRKFDDCAGEARKIKTVWGKGYLFSRSEWEC